In the Betaproteobacteria bacterium genome, one interval contains:
- a CDS encoding amidohydrolase family protein: MNCRQVLALVFTHILLAGCALQTPVPVVNATPEPVAASIDPGMLLSGKIVTMNDAGEILAGARLWIRAGRIEAIFRAGELLSAGAARAQAIETGGVIYPGMIDLHNHPEYAIYPLMPIPRAYKDRYEWRFYDDAYNQRITFPNVVLAGADYYNLGLEIGRYGEYKAIAGGTTSLQGGRANLSYSTTECLVRNIENSKIGPRLATSRVDIGRDAIEWADLLKARNSGLLVVHVAEGPSSRMAGEYEAIKKSGLVGPELIAIHGVGLTEIQLKDMAAQGVKLVWSPLSNFLLYAKTANVAAAKRAGVSISLAPDWAPSGSKSILGELKVADLVNKHQLSGLFSDRELAEMVTRNPARAMGWTELAGQIAPGFVADLVVMDDRHADPYRNLIEAIEENVRLVAVRGEMLYGDQTLMASVRTTSDVELAATFGGKRAKVMAPNCPGSGMPVMSLAETSVRLQRGLSMDANFLLQQMKFRPDAEVKMAAELARCPGGAPNGALTMEDTKRFLSCRFKLPYEKTTLSPLVTNEDAEWMSRLMVNPNIPAYLRALPDYYRLP; the protein is encoded by the coding sequence ATGAATTGCCGTCAAGTTCTGGCTTTGGTTTTTACCCATATTCTGCTGGCTGGTTGCGCGCTACAGACGCCCGTGCCGGTTGTGAACGCAACACCCGAACCTGTCGCCGCCAGCATCGATCCTGGCATGCTGTTGAGTGGAAAAATTGTCACGATGAATGACGCGGGCGAAATCCTGGCCGGTGCGCGCCTGTGGATTCGCGCGGGCCGGATCGAGGCCATTTTTAGAGCGGGTGAGCTGTTGTCTGCAGGTGCGGCGCGCGCGCAGGCAATCGAAACCGGCGGCGTGATTTATCCGGGGATGATCGATTTGCACAATCATCCGGAGTACGCGATTTATCCGCTGATGCCCATTCCACGGGCCTACAAGGATCGTTACGAATGGCGATTCTACGATGACGCGTACAACCAGCGCATCACGTTTCCGAATGTCGTGCTGGCCGGCGCCGACTATTACAACCTAGGGCTTGAAATTGGCCGCTATGGTGAATACAAGGCGATTGCCGGGGGTACAACGAGCCTTCAGGGCGGTCGCGCAAACCTGTCGTATTCCACCACCGAGTGCCTGGTCCGCAATATCGAAAATTCGAAGATCGGGCCGCGTCTAGCCACCAGCCGCGTGGACATTGGGCGCGATGCCATCGAGTGGGCCGACCTGCTGAAAGCGAGAAACAGCGGGTTGCTGGTGGTGCACGTGGCCGAAGGGCCGAGCTCGCGTATGGCGGGTGAATATGAGGCCATCAAGAAAAGTGGCTTGGTTGGACCTGAGCTCATTGCCATTCATGGTGTTGGACTGACCGAGATTCAGCTCAAGGACATGGCTGCGCAAGGCGTCAAGCTGGTTTGGTCGCCACTGTCGAACTTTCTGCTTTACGCGAAGACCGCGAATGTGGCCGCGGCGAAACGCGCCGGCGTGAGTATTAGCTTGGCGCCAGACTGGGCGCCGTCCGGCAGCAAATCGATATTGGGGGAGTTGAAAGTTGCGGATCTGGTGAACAAGCATCAGTTGAGTGGACTGTTCAGTGATCGCGAATTGGCGGAAATGGTCACCAGGAATCCCGCGCGTGCAATGGGCTGGACAGAACTTGCCGGCCAGATCGCGCCCGGATTTGTTGCCGATTTGGTGGTGATGGATGATCGGCACGCCGACCCGTATCGTAATCTGATCGAAGCCATTGAAGAAAATGTTCGCTTGGTGGCGGTGCGCGGCGAAATGCTCTACGGTGATCAAACATTGATGGCTAGCGTCCGGACGACGAGTGATGTCGAATTGGCTGCAACCTTCGGTGGCAAGCGCGCTAAAGTCATGGCGCCGAATTGCCCCGGCAGCGGAATGCCCGTCATGAGTCTTGCCGAGACGTCGGTGCGATTGCAGCGCGGACTCAGCATGGATGCAAATTTTCTATTGCAGCAGATGAAATTCCGGCCAGACGCCGAAGTGAAAATGGCGGCGGAATTGGCGCGCTGTCCGGGTGGCGCGCCAAACGGGGCATTGACGATGGAAGACACAAAGCGTTTTTTGAGTTGCCGCTTCAAATTGCCGTATGAGAAAACCACTTTGAGCCCGCTCGTCACCAACGAGGATGCCGAGTGGATGTCGCGGTTGATGGTCAATCCCAACATTCCGGCATACCTAAGGGCGTTACCGGACTACTATCGCCTGCCTTAG
- a CDS encoding zinc-dependent peptidase, with protein MLKSLLRPLTKLLRRARTFAARPVVLVDENLWKRATAGYVFVQSLNAEENRRLRLIASDFLAQKTITGADSLKIDDLIRTQIAAQACILVLELGIKYFEGWSEIVVYPSQFVPEREVVDEIGLVHTTRDVLAGEAWLGGPVVLSYEDVARSGDPEYGVAGYNVVIHEFAHKLDMLNGNANGFPPMQKGMSREAWKRAFMSAYLDFCKQVDTADAHGRRSRLSRNHALDALPLDPYASENPAEFFAVITEAFFEMPHAIAQSFPAVYEQLTLFYRQDPAARIPA; from the coding sequence ATGCTGAAGTCCCTGCTGCGTCCTTTGACAAAACTATTGCGGCGTGCACGCACATTTGCTGCGCGCCCGGTGGTGCTGGTCGACGAAAACCTGTGGAAACGCGCAACGGCAGGCTATGTGTTTGTTCAGTCATTGAACGCCGAGGAGAACCGTCGTCTCAGGCTGATCGCGTCCGATTTCCTGGCGCAGAAAACGATCACTGGCGCGGACAGCCTGAAAATCGACGACCTCATCCGCACGCAGATCGCTGCACAGGCGTGCATCCTGGTGCTCGAACTCGGCATCAAATATTTCGAAGGCTGGTCGGAAATCGTCGTCTATCCCAGCCAGTTCGTCCCCGAACGCGAAGTCGTCGATGAGATTGGCCTGGTACACACCACGCGCGATGTGCTCGCCGGCGAAGCGTGGCTAGGCGGCCCGGTGGTGCTGTCATACGAAGATGTCGCCCGGAGCGGCGATCCTGAGTACGGCGTGGCAGGCTACAACGTCGTCATTCACGAATTCGCGCACAAGCTCGACATGCTGAACGGCAATGCGAACGGTTTTCCGCCAATGCAAAAAGGCATGAGCCGTGAGGCCTGGAAGCGTGCATTCATGTCGGCCTACCTCGATTTCTGTAAACAGGTCGACACAGCGGATGCACACGGCCGGCGAAGCCGCCTTAGTCGCAATCATGCGCTTGATGCCCTGCCGCTTGATCCGTATGCCTCGGAAAACCCGGCGGAGTTCTTTGCCGTCATCACCGAGGCCTTCTTTGAAATGCCTCATGCCATCGCACAGTCTTTCCCTGCCGTGTACGAGCAACTGACGCTATTCTATCGGCAAGATCCGGCGGCACGCATACCGGCCTGA
- a CDS encoding P-II family nitrogen regulator, producing MKKIEAIIKPFKLDEVRETLSELGCTGLTVTEVKGFGRQKGHTELYRGAEYTVDFLPKVKVEVILADAMVDKAIDAIIKAARTGKIGDGKIFVTDVSQVVRIRTGETNEDAV from the coding sequence ATGAAGAAAATCGAGGCAATTATCAAGCCATTCAAGCTCGACGAGGTGCGTGAAACGCTGTCCGAGCTGGGTTGTACAGGCCTCACTGTGACTGAAGTCAAGGGCTTTGGCCGGCAAAAAGGCCATACCGAGCTTTACCGGGGTGCCGAATACACGGTCGATTTTCTGCCCAAGGTAAAAGTCGAAGTGATCCTCGCCGATGCCATGGTCGATAAAGCCATTGACGCGATTATCAAGGCGGCACGTACCGGCAAGATTGGCGATGGCAAAATTTTTGTCACGGATGTGAGTCAGGTCGTGCGAATTCGTACCGGTGAGACCAACGAGGATGCCGTATAG
- a CDS encoding NAD+ synthase, with translation MKIAIAQLNPILGDMSGNVERILDYATRAKAEGATLLVAPELALCGYPPEDLLFRRDFRLACAAALLDLAQRTHGISLIVGHPQLKAGKLYNAASLLENGRVAGTYLKQRLPNYQVFDEKRYFETGDQPFVFDHEGVKIAVLICEDVWFSEPVDAAKAAGAELIVVPNASPYDIDKLETRYDVVRARVRESAVPILYAHWTGGQDELLFDGASFGINADGSVGYQEREFAETMGLVEFEDGRLRGEVHPALSTEASVYRALVVALRDYVNKNGFPGVLLGLSGGVDSALTLAIAVDALGRERVHAVMMPSEYTAQISLDDSREMMQIQGVKYSEIPVTPMFDAFKASLAHEFEGRAPDTTEENIQARVRGTLLMALSNKFGALVLTTGNKSEMAVGYSTLYGDMAGGYAILKDVSKTLVYKLCTYRNGISRVIPERVITRPPSAELRPDQKDQDSLPPYDTLDQIVELFMEQDRSPSEIVAMGFLDADVKRVTHLLKINEYKRRQSPIGAKITRRGFGKDWRYPITSRYVAK, from the coding sequence ATGAAAATTGCTATCGCTCAATTGAACCCGATCCTGGGCGACATGTCCGGCAATGTCGAGCGCATTCTCGACTACGCGACCCGGGCAAAGGCCGAGGGCGCGACCTTGCTGGTGGCGCCGGAACTGGCGCTATGCGGCTACCCGCCCGAGGATTTGCTGTTTCGCCGGGACTTTCGCCTGGCGTGCGCGGCGGCATTGCTGGACCTCGCGCAACGAACCCACGGCATCTCGCTGATCGTGGGCCACCCGCAATTGAAAGCCGGCAAGCTCTATAACGCCGCGTCGCTGCTGGAAAACGGCCGGGTCGCGGGCACGTATTTGAAGCAGCGACTGCCGAATTATCAGGTGTTTGACGAGAAGCGCTATTTTGAAACTGGCGATCAGCCTTTCGTATTCGACCATGAAGGCGTGAAAATTGCCGTGCTGATCTGCGAAGACGTCTGGTTTTCCGAACCGGTCGACGCGGCGAAGGCCGCGGGTGCGGAACTGATCGTGGTGCCGAACGCGTCGCCCTACGATATCGATAAGCTCGAGACGCGATACGACGTGGTGCGTGCCCGCGTGCGTGAGAGTGCCGTGCCGATTCTTTATGCGCACTGGACTGGCGGACAGGATGAGCTGCTGTTTGATGGCGCGTCGTTTGGTATTAACGCGGATGGTTCGGTCGGCTACCAAGAGCGGGAATTCGCCGAAACGATGGGGCTGGTGGAATTCGAAGATGGCCGTTTGCGGGGCGAAGTGCATCCCGCGCTGTCGACCGAGGCAAGCGTGTATCGGGCGCTGGTGGTGGCTTTGCGGGATTACGTCAACAAGAACGGATTCCCCGGTGTGCTGCTGGGTTTATCGGGCGGCGTCGATTCCGCGTTGACGCTGGCGATTGCGGTCGATGCGCTGGGGCGTGAACGGGTGCATGCGGTGATGATGCCGTCGGAGTACACCGCGCAAATCTCACTGGACGATTCACGCGAAATGATGCAAATACAGGGTGTGAAGTATTCGGAAATCCCGGTCACGCCGATGTTTGACGCGTTCAAGGCATCGCTCGCGCATGAATTCGAGGGGCGTGCGCCGGATACGACGGAAGAGAATATTCAGGCCCGCGTGCGCGGCACGCTGCTGATGGCGCTGTCCAACAAGTTCGGCGCCCTGGTGCTGACCACCGGCAACAAGAGCGAGATGGCGGTCGGCTACTCGACGCTATACGGCGATATGGCCGGCGGCTACGCGATCCTCAAAGACGTATCCAAAACGCTGGTGTACAAACTCTGTACCTATCGCAACGGCATCTCCCGGGTCATTCCGGAACGTGTCATCACCCGCCCGCCAAGCGCGGAACTGCGACCGGACCAGAAGGACCAGGATTCGCTGCCGCCATACGATACGCTCGACCAGATTGTCGAATTGTTCATGGAGCAGGACCGCTCGCCCTCGGAAATCGTGGCGATGGGATTTCTCGATGCGGACGTCAAGCGCGTCACGCATTTGCTCAAAATCAACGAGTACAAGCGGCGGCAATCACCCATCGGCGCAAAAATTACCCGTCGCGGATTTGGCAAAGACTGGCGATATCCCATAACATCGCGGTATGTTGCCAAATAG
- a CDS encoding N-acetyltransferase, producing the protein MREVVLKVLDSLAMIPEAEWDALAGGNPTLRHAFLQSMIDAGCTTAKTGWLPQFLTLWRPTDDSDSQEKLCGAVPLYVKGHSYGEYVFDWAWAEAYQRNGLDYFPKLLAAVPFTPCTGARLMAGTAADRTILLDGLLNLARQSDVSSLHVLFPEAAEHKLLIDAGMMPRTAIQFHWRNNCYRQFDEFLATMNHDKRKKLKQERRRVNDAGITFRRLIGADITETDWDLFFQCYSHTYHTHHSTPYLNREFFGLIGMRMPESILLIIAEREGKPIASALNLWSATTLYGRYWGGQEFHSGMHFETCYYQALEFCIERGIQVFEGGAQGEHKLARGFLPVKCQSAHWLRDARFSRAVEDFLARESGGLEQYVNELDDSSPFKG; encoded by the coding sequence ATGCGCGAAGTAGTCCTCAAAGTTCTCGATTCGCTTGCCATGATTCCCGAGGCAGAGTGGGATGCGCTTGCAGGCGGAAACCCGACGCTGCGCCATGCGTTCCTCCAATCGATGATCGACGCCGGTTGCACCACCGCCAAAACCGGCTGGTTACCGCAATTCCTGACACTCTGGCGCCCGACGGACGATAGCGACAGCCAGGAAAAACTGTGTGGCGCCGTGCCGCTCTACGTCAAAGGCCACAGCTACGGCGAGTACGTATTCGACTGGGCATGGGCGGAGGCGTATCAACGAAACGGGCTGGACTATTTTCCCAAGTTGCTTGCGGCCGTGCCATTCACGCCCTGCACCGGCGCGCGCCTCATGGCCGGCACCGCGGCTGACCGCACGATTCTTCTCGATGGCCTCCTCAATCTCGCCAGGCAAAGCGATGTGTCATCGCTGCACGTGCTGTTTCCGGAAGCCGCCGAGCATAAGTTGTTGATCGACGCCGGCATGATGCCGCGTACCGCAATCCAGTTCCATTGGCGCAACAATTGCTATCGGCAATTTGATGAGTTCCTGGCAACCATGAACCACGACAAGCGCAAGAAGCTGAAACAGGAGCGGAGAAGGGTCAACGATGCCGGAATCACATTCCGGCGCTTGATCGGGGCAGATATCACGGAAACCGACTGGGATTTATTTTTCCAATGTTATAGCCACACCTACCACACGCACCATTCCACGCCATATCTGAATCGCGAGTTCTTCGGGCTGATTGGTATGCGCATGCCGGAGAGTATTTTGCTGATCATCGCCGAACGCGAAGGCAAGCCAATTGCCAGCGCATTGAATTTGTGGAGCGCGACGACACTGTACGGCCGCTATTGGGGCGGGCAGGAATTCCACTCGGGGATGCATTTTGAAACCTGCTATTACCAGGCCCTGGAATTCTGCATCGAGCGCGGCATCCAGGTTTTTGAAGGTGGCGCGCAGGGCGAGCATAAGTTGGCCCGAGGGTTCTTGCCGGTGAAATGTCAATCCGCACACTGGTTGAGAGACGCGCGATTCTCACGCGCAGTGGAAGATTTTCTTGCGCGCGAGAGCGGCGGACTCGAGCAGTACGTGAACGAACTGGACGACAGCAGCCCGTTCAAGGGCTAA
- a CDS encoding 3'-5' exonuclease, whose amino-acid sequence MIPILVFDIETIPDIVGVRKLNDIDAAMGDADVAELAFQRRRQATGGSDFLQHHLHRVVAISCVLRTDDGLKAWSIGKADDGEAVLIQRFFDGIERYTPQLVSWNGGGFDLPVLNYRALIHGISAAKFWDMGEDDRDFKWNNYIGRYHMRHLDLMDLLAMYQPRATAALDQMAQLCGFPGKLGMDGSQVWDAWQRGEIQHIRDYCETDVMNTWLVYLRFQLMRGALNHKGYDAEIKMARDFLAANEQAAHWKAFAQAWK is encoded by the coding sequence GTGATACCGATTCTGGTTTTTGATATCGAAACCATCCCCGATATCGTCGGTGTGCGGAAGTTGAATGACATCGATGCCGCCATGGGGGATGCGGACGTCGCGGAGCTGGCGTTCCAGCGCCGCCGCCAAGCCACGGGGGGCAGCGATTTTTTGCAGCATCATTTGCATCGCGTGGTCGCGATCTCCTGCGTGTTGCGCACCGACGACGGCCTGAAGGCATGGTCGATCGGCAAAGCCGATGACGGCGAGGCGGTGCTGATTCAGCGATTTTTTGATGGCATCGAGCGCTACACACCGCAATTGGTGTCATGGAATGGCGGCGGTTTTGATTTGCCGGTACTCAACTATCGGGCACTGATTCACGGCATCAGTGCGGCGAAGTTCTGGGACATGGGCGAGGACGATCGTGATTTCAAGTGGAACAATTACATTGGCCGTTATCACATGCGGCACCTGGATTTGATGGATCTGCTCGCGATGTACCAGCCGCGCGCGACCGCCGCACTCGACCAGATGGCACAGCTCTGCGGATTCCCCGGCAAGCTCGGCATGGATGGCTCGCAAGTGTGGGACGCCTGGCAGCGCGGTGAAATACAGCACATCCGCGACTACTGCGAGACCGATGTCATGAACACGTGGCTCGTGTACCTGCGCTTTCAGTTGATGCGCGGCGCCCTCAACCACAAAGGCTACGATGCCGAAATAAAGATGGCGCGGGACTTTCTGGCGGCGAATGAGCAGGCAGCGCATTGGAAGGCGTTCGCCCAGGCCTGGAAGTAG
- a CDS encoding YdbL family protein, with translation MKITLSTRHCLRPLLVVLCLVSVSAMGAETVGDTDFDVQSPSVMAIRKSLAERHAILKEHFQAGVIGLTHDGLIAMREAAGLAPDMRATLERLVAEDNKDRGTLYREIARANGRPDWESQFQNVFAERWIRRAPSGWYYRDSGGRWIKKLPSAANDGVPENTASVAPYPGN, from the coding sequence ATGAAAATCACTTTGTCGACGCGGCATTGTTTGCGTCCCCTGCTGGTGGTACTTTGCCTGGTGAGCGTATCCGCCATGGGAGCGGAGACCGTGGGAGACACCGACTTCGATGTGCAGTCGCCATCCGTGATGGCCATCCGGAAAAGCCTGGCCGAGCGCCACGCCATTTTGAAAGAGCACTTTCAGGCGGGGGTGATCGGCCTCACGCACGATGGGCTGATTGCCATGCGGGAAGCCGCAGGACTGGCGCCGGATATGCGCGCCACGCTTGAACGCCTGGTGGCGGAGGACAACAAGGATCGCGGCACGCTGTATCGCGAAATTGCCCGCGCCAATGGTCGTCCCGACTGGGAGTCGCAATTCCAGAATGTCTTTGCCGAGCGCTGGATTCGCCGGGCACCAAGCGGTTGGTACTATCGCGATTCGGGTGGACGGTGGATAAAGAAGCTGCCGAGCGCCGCAAATGATGGAGTGCCGGAAAATACGGCATCCGTTGCGCCCTACCCAGGGAATTGA
- the cysM gene encoding cysteine synthase CysM, translated as MNTIESFIGNTPLVRLQRIPVRGGIAATNTIFSKLEGNNPAGSVKDRPAMSMISRAEARGDIKPGDTLIEATSGNTGIALAMAAAIKGYKMVLVMPEHLSIERRQTMRAFGAELVLTPKAIGMEGARDTAEVLKQERAGHILDQFANPDNPLAHYLGTGPEIWRDTGGKITHFVATMGTTGTIMGVSRFLKEKNPAIQIVGVQPADGSNVPGIRKWPEAYLPKIFERSRIDRILEVTQAESEEMARRLASEEGIFAGISSGGGLAAAIRIARETENAVVVHIVCDRGDRYLSTGVFPA; from the coding sequence ATGAATACCATTGAATCCTTTATCGGTAATACGCCTTTGGTCAGGCTGCAGCGCATCCCTGTTCGGGGCGGCATTGCGGCGACGAACACCATCTTTTCCAAGCTGGAAGGCAACAATCCCGCCGGTTCGGTCAAGGACCGGCCGGCAATGTCGATGATCAGCCGGGCCGAGGCGCGCGGCGACATCAAGCCGGGCGATACGCTGATCGAGGCGACCAGTGGGAATACCGGCATCGCGCTGGCGATGGCCGCCGCGATCAAGGGCTACAAGATGGTGCTGGTGATGCCCGAACATTTGAGCATCGAGCGGCGGCAGACGATGCGCGCTTTTGGCGCCGAACTGGTGCTGACACCAAAGGCCATCGGCATGGAGGGCGCGCGCGATACCGCCGAGGTGCTGAAACAGGAGCGCGCGGGTCACATCCTCGACCAGTTTGCCAATCCGGACAATCCACTGGCGCATTACCTCGGCACCGGGCCGGAAATCTGGCGCGACACCGGTGGAAAAATCACGCACTTCGTGGCCACCATGGGAACAACCGGCACCATCATGGGCGTGTCACGTTTCCTGAAAGAGAAGAACCCGGCCATTCAGATTGTCGGTGTGCAACCGGCGGACGGTTCCAACGTGCCCGGCATTCGCAAATGGCCGGAAGCCTACTTGCCGAAAATATTTGAGCGGTCGCGTATCGATCGCATCCTGGAAGTCACGCAGGCCGAAAGCGAGGAAATGGCGCGGCGCCTGGCGAGCGAGGAGGGCATCTTTGCCGGTATTTCCTCGGGGGGTGGATTGGCGGCGGCGATCCGCATTGCCCGTGAAACAGAAAACGCGGTGGTCGTACATATTGTTTGCGATCGCGGCGATCGCTATCTCTCCACCGGCGTGTTTCCGGCATGA
- a CDS encoding CysB family HTH-type transcriptional regulator: protein MNLQQIRYVREIARQKLNLSAAAVALHTSQPGVSRQVRELENELGVDVFVRQGKRLTALTPAGESVVQIADRLWAEVENLKRVGQEYTHAEEGTFVIAATHMQARYILPPAIKLFTAKYPDVRLSIHQGSPRDLANGVLAGEADIAIATETLDRYPELVTQPLYRWHHCIVVPKDHPLAREKRLTLARIAAYPLVTYDAAFTGRSALDETFANAGVTINVVLTAIDTDVIKTYVRQGLGIGIIAGVAFDRERDNDLVALDGSKLFPERVTKLAYRKDAYLRGYVKDFISILSSQLQQR from the coding sequence ATGAACCTGCAACAAATCCGCTACGTCCGCGAGATTGCACGCCAGAAACTCAACCTGTCCGCCGCCGCTGTTGCTCTGCACACCTCTCAGCCGGGCGTGTCTCGACAGGTGCGCGAACTGGAAAATGAACTGGGCGTGGACGTATTTGTCCGGCAGGGAAAACGGCTGACGGCGTTGACGCCGGCAGGTGAAAGTGTGGTGCAGATAGCGGACCGGTTGTGGGCCGAGGTCGAGAACCTGAAACGCGTTGGGCAGGAATATACCCACGCGGAGGAGGGTACCTTTGTCATTGCCGCGACCCACATGCAGGCGCGCTATATTCTCCCGCCCGCGATCAAGCTGTTCACCGCCAAGTATCCGGACGTGCGCCTGTCGATTCATCAGGGCAGCCCGCGCGACCTGGCCAACGGTGTCCTTGCCGGCGAGGCAGATATCGCGATTGCGACGGAAACGCTGGACCGCTATCCGGAGCTTGTCACCCAGCCTTTGTACCGCTGGCATCATTGCATTGTCGTACCGAAGGACCATCCACTGGCGCGTGAAAAACGCCTGACGCTGGCGCGCATTGCCGCGTATCCATTGGTGACGTACGACGCCGCGTTTACCGGCCGCAGTGCGCTTGATGAGACGTTCGCGAATGCCGGTGTGACCATCAACGTCGTGCTGACGGCGATCGATACCGATGTCATCAAGACCTACGTCCGCCAGGGTCTGGGCATCGGCATCATCGCTGGCGTGGCGTTCGATCGTGAGCGCGACAATGACTTGGTGGCACTGGACGGCAGCAAACTGTTCCCCGAGCGTGTCACCAAGCTCGCGTATCGCAAGGATGCCTACCTGCGCGGCTATGTGAAAGACTTCATTTCCATTTTGTCCAGCCAATTGCAACAACGGTAA